The following coding sequences lie in one Psychrobacter arenosus genomic window:
- a CDS encoding glycerate kinase, with protein MKILIAPDSFKESLEAIEVCQAIQSGFRQVFPDADYTLLPMADGGEGTSDVLSYALDGRWKEITVHDPLMRPIKAKYLLLAEGTAVIEMARASGLHLLTAAERNPLATSSYGVGELIADALAEGATRIIIGLGGSATNDAGLGMLNALGVKFYDEQGELLKQGGEELVQLQRIDTSELNPGIANTLFEVACDVTNPLCGELGASAIFGPQKGASPQDVAQLDKALCNFARVCQQQDFDDCQNIAGVGAAGGLGFALMSFCAAQLQSGFTTVAETLKLSEHIAEADLVITGEGKLDAQTAMGKVAGGISQLAREHGVPVMAICGSVDGLNRAQTTQFEVVMPSIQKIEPIEQVLDNAYANIETTAANLAAAMRLGQMMSVLY; from the coding sequence ATGAAAATATTAATAGCCCCGGACTCTTTCAAAGAGAGCCTAGAGGCCATCGAAGTTTGCCAAGCTATCCAGTCGGGCTTTCGTCAAGTGTTCCCTGATGCTGACTATACCTTGCTGCCGATGGCGGATGGCGGAGAGGGCACTTCTGATGTGTTGTCTTATGCTTTGGATGGCCGTTGGAAAGAGATTACCGTTCATGACCCGTTGATGCGCCCGATTAAAGCTAAATATTTGCTGTTAGCTGAAGGCACGGCGGTGATTGAGATGGCACGAGCCAGCGGGCTGCATTTATTAACGGCTGCAGAAAGAAACCCTTTGGCAACTAGCAGCTATGGCGTAGGTGAGTTGATTGCCGATGCCTTAGCGGAAGGGGCCACGCGTATTATCATCGGTCTGGGCGGTAGTGCTACCAACGATGCCGGTCTGGGTATGCTGAATGCTTTAGGCGTGAAGTTTTATGATGAACAAGGTGAGTTATTAAAACAAGGCGGCGAAGAGCTGGTTCAATTACAGCGAATAGACACCTCGGAATTGAACCCGGGCATTGCTAATACGCTCTTTGAAGTTGCTTGTGATGTGACAAACCCACTATGCGGTGAGCTAGGCGCTAGCGCTATTTTTGGACCACAAAAAGGGGCAAGTCCTCAAGATGTAGCGCAGCTTGATAAAGCATTGTGTAATTTCGCGCGCGTATGTCAGCAGCAGGATTTTGATGATTGCCAGAATATAGCAGGGGTGGGCGCAGCAGGTGGGTTGGGCTTTGCTTTGATGAGCTTTTGCGCGGCGCAACTGCAATCCGGCTTTACTACCGTAGCCGAAACGCTGAAATTATCCGAGCATATTGCCGAGGCTGATTTGGTAATAACAGGAGAGGGTAAGCTCGACGCACAGACGGCGATGGGCAAAGTCGCTGGCGGTATTAGTCAACTAGCCCGTGAGCATGGCGTACCGGTCATGGCGATTTGCGGCAGCGTCGATGGGTTAAATCGGGCGCAAACCACCCAGTTTGAGGTGGTCATGCCCAGTATTCAAAAGATAGAACCTATCGAGCAGGTATTAGACAATGCCTATGCGAATATCGAGACGACGGCAGCTAATCTCGCGGCAGCTATGCGTTTGGGGCAGATGATGAGTGTGTTGTATTAA
- a CDS encoding SIR2 family protein encodes MESQDIESQLANILSESASAPFLFIGSGFSRRYIGLPDWVGLLKKFSKKPFASYLGKANGDIPEAALALASDYYDEWWEKNEDNSEVYESTKWVDKEDSPLKYEVSKYLSNYDINEEVLNNPELIELRSDKVVIDGIITTNWDLLLEKIFPKLKVYVGQSDILFRYPRSNGAIFKIHGCCSRYDSLILSSNDYKDFNNKNPYLASKLLAIFLEKPVIFIGYSVSDKNITDILEKIESVLDTQDKVDRLSRNMIFVSRAHGKKDKISSVIKNINEKNLTFTSIETDDFGKIYKALQHSKRKIPVEVLRMFEEQIYEIVNSRKLADSRLKVISFEDLLEGDDIEFVAGIGVASSAEYGRIGLSGVKPIHLIRDVIFDDLKFESDQIIEVLPELIKFSSTYIPIRKYILNKNLSSDVCNDENMKARMDLTVDSYIGKIYNHKALSQELKEISNPNEIIDLNYSSINRTLNALAVWLNDNRTIKNCNLVKGIVKEKYEDWIKPKDKTNVKRLVCIVDEIENNELKRM; translated from the coding sequence ATGGAATCACAAGATATCGAAAGCCAATTAGCAAATATATTATCCGAATCAGCTTCTGCACCCTTTCTATTTATAGGGTCTGGGTTTTCTAGAAGGTATATTGGATTACCAGACTGGGTGGGGCTTTTGAAGAAGTTCTCAAAAAAGCCATTTGCAAGTTATTTAGGTAAAGCAAACGGTGATATTCCTGAGGCAGCTCTAGCTCTCGCAAGTGATTACTATGATGAATGGTGGGAAAAAAATGAAGATAATAGTGAAGTCTACGAATCTACAAAATGGGTGGACAAAGAGGACTCGCCTCTTAAATATGAAGTTTCTAAATATTTAAGCAATTATGATATAAATGAAGAGGTTTTGAATAACCCAGAGCTAATTGAGTTAAGAAGTGATAAGGTCGTCATAGATGGTATTATTACAACAAACTGGGATTTATTACTAGAAAAAATATTTCCCAAGCTAAAAGTCTATGTAGGTCAGTCGGATATTTTATTTCGCTATCCAAGATCTAATGGTGCTATATTCAAGATACATGGCTGCTGCTCAAGATATGATAGCTTAATATTAAGCAGTAATGATTATAAAGACTTTAATAATAAGAATCCTTACTTAGCATCGAAACTGTTAGCTATTTTTCTTGAAAAGCCTGTAATTTTTATTGGTTATTCGGTCTCTGATAAAAATATAACAGATATCTTAGAAAAGATAGAGAGTGTTTTAGATACTCAGGATAAAGTTGATAGGTTATCTAGAAATATGATTTTTGTATCAAGAGCGCATGGGAAAAAAGATAAGATATCGTCAGTCATCAAAAATATTAATGAGAAAAACTTAACCTTTACTAGCATCGAAACAGATGACTTTGGAAAAATTTATAAAGCTTTACAGCATTCTAAAAGAAAAATACCTGTAGAAGTTTTAAGAATGTTTGAAGAACAAATTTATGAAATTGTAAATTCTAGAAAATTAGCTGACTCAAGGTTAAAAGTGATAAGTTTTGAGGACTTGCTAGAAGGAGATGATATAGAGTTTGTAGCAGGTATTGGTGTAGCTTCAAGTGCCGAATATGGCAGAATTGGACTCTCTGGAGTTAAGCCAATTCATCTTATAAGAGATGTGATTTTTGACGACCTAAAGTTTGAGAGTGATCAAATTATAGAGGTGCTACCTGAATTAATTAAATTTTCCTCAACATACATACCTATTAGGAAGTATATTTTAAATAAAAATTTAAGTTCAGATGTATGTAATGATGAAAATATGAAAGCAAGGATGGACTTAACAGTTGATTCATATATAGGTAAGATTTATAACCATAAAGCACTGTCACAAGAACTTAAGGAAATTTCCAATCCAAATGAAATTATTGATTTAAATTATTCCAGTATTAATAGAACCTTAAACGCACTAGCAGTATGGTTAAATGATAATAGGACAATTAAAAATTGTAATTTGGTTAAAGGTATAGTTAAGGAAAAGTATGAGGACTGGATTAAGCCTAAAGATAAAACGAATGTCAAAAGGTTGGTTTGTATTGTTGATGAGATTGAAAATAATGAATTGAAGAGGATGTAG
- a CDS encoding GNAT family acetyltransferase produces MKMRTFKESDRQSIIQLWQDCNLSRPWNDPDQDISRKVAFQPELFLVAEDKEQVIASAMAGYDGHRGSVYYLAVSPEYQARGIGKQLMSEIENRLIKLGCPKLNIVVRSSNDKVLEFYRKLGYMPDDIVSLGKRLIADEG; encoded by the coding sequence ATGAAAATGAGAACCTTTAAAGAGAGTGACAGACAATCCATCATTCAACTCTGGCAAGACTGCAACCTAAGCCGACCTTGGAATGACCCGGATCAAGACATTTCAAGGAAGGTGGCGTTTCAACCTGAGTTATTTCTAGTCGCCGAAGATAAGGAACAGGTTATTGCCTCCGCTATGGCAGGATACGATGGTCATCGCGGCTCGGTCTATTACTTGGCAGTGTCGCCAGAGTATCAAGCAAGGGGTATCGGCAAGCAGCTGATGAGTGAAATAGAGAATAGGCTTATTAAGCTAGGCTGTCCTAAGCTTAATATCGTGGTGCGCTCTAGCAATGATAAGGTTTTAGAGTTCTACCGAAAGCTAGGTTATATGCCTGATGACATTGTAAGTCTGGGTAAAAGGCTGATAGCTGATGAGGGCTAA
- the nirD gene encoding nitrite reductase small subunit NirD, whose protein sequence is MTQQTICKLDDIIPEAGVCALVSTAAGDKQVAIFRTKEDELFAIDNFDPFSNANVLSRGLIGGTVVTNEDGTEQDILYVASPIYKQRFNLATGQCLDDETVKLGAYEVSLDGDTVMVGAPTTEESTEINTEETIDEAVS, encoded by the coding sequence ATGACTCAGCAAACCATTTGTAAATTAGATGATATTATCCCCGAAGCGGGCGTTTGCGCCCTAGTCAGTACGGCAGCGGGCGACAAGCAAGTTGCTATTTTCCGCACCAAAGAAGATGAGCTGTTCGCCATCGATAACTTTGATCCGTTTAGCAATGCTAACGTGCTATCTCGCGGACTCATCGGTGGCACGGTAGTGACCAATGAAGACGGCACAGAACAGGACATTCTCTACGTCGCCTCCCCTATTTATAAGCAGCGCTTTAACTTGGCCACTGGTCAATGCTTGGACGATGAGACCGTGAAACTTGGAGCTTATGAGGTAAGTTTGGATGGGGATACGGTGATGGTTGGGGCGCCTACCACTGAAGAATCTACCGAAATTAATACTGAAGAAACTATTGATGAAGCTGTGAGCTAG
- the nirB gene encoding nitrite reductase large subunit NirB, which yields MNSPAANPVAPSLNDKPNLVVIGNGMVGHHFIEKAIEQGLHEQYDIHVFAEEDRPAYDRVYLSSYFEHKDASKLNLVDLTAYETAKVNLHLNQEIVDIDAANKCITTKNGEQIDYVELVLATGSYPFVPPIEGKDHPHCHVYRTIADLDEILAIAELPKVKKGVVVGGGLLGLEAAKALVTLGLETYVVEFAPQLMGVQLDPAGGEILKQKIEALGVTVLTGKNTKEIVHHTSVQSEEDSYLTMQFTDDTSLDTDMIVFSAGIRPQDGIIKNNPECGVELGGRGGILIDEKCRTNADNVYAIGECAVWDNKVFGLVAPGYSMASICAAQIAGDAEQTFAGADMSTKLKLMGVEVGSIGDAHGKTPGSLTYLYQNPKEGVYKRLVTTDDNKKLLGAVLVGDTEDYNNLLQLFLNDIDLPAHPESLILPNVEKPTMGIENLPDSAIICSCYNVTKGDICAAVEGGAYSIADIKSCTSAGTGCGGCAPMVKDTLGYQLETLGFEVNNDLCEHFAYSRQDLYNLVRVHGIRTFDELLTEHGSGRGCEICKPAVVSILSSCWNDYVLKPELAPLQETNDYYLGNIQKDGTYSVVPRVPGGEITADKLIVLGQVAKDYNLYTKITGGQRVDLFGARLEQLPDIWEVLVQAGFETGHAYGKSLRTVKSCVGNNWCRYGVDDSVGLALRLEDRYKGVRSPHKIKMGVSGCTRECAEAQSKDFGVIATENGWNLFVCGNGGITPRHGELFATDLDTETLIQYIDRIIMFYIKTADKLQRTSKWRESLEGGLEYLQAVIIDDSLGLCDELEAQMQLLIDNYVCEWKETINDAEKLKRFRHFVNSEKGDDNVVFATEREQIRPAKPEEKAAIHVVELV from the coding sequence ATGAACAGCCCAGCAGCAAACCCGGTAGCGCCCTCTTTAAATGACAAACCCAATTTGGTCGTGATCGGCAATGGCATGGTCGGTCATCATTTTATTGAAAAGGCCATCGAGCAAGGTCTGCATGAGCAATACGATATTCATGTGTTCGCTGAAGAAGACCGCCCCGCTTATGACCGCGTGTATCTGTCGAGCTATTTTGAGCATAAGGATGCTAGCAAGCTTAACTTGGTAGATTTAACGGCGTACGAGACGGCCAAGGTTAATCTGCACTTAAATCAGGAAATTGTCGATATTGATGCCGCTAATAAATGCATTACGACCAAAAATGGCGAGCAGATCGACTACGTTGAGCTGGTACTGGCGACGGGGTCGTATCCTTTTGTACCGCCTATTGAAGGCAAAGACCATCCGCATTGCCATGTGTACCGAACCATCGCTGATTTGGACGAAATATTGGCCATCGCTGAGCTGCCTAAAGTAAAAAAGGGTGTGGTCGTGGGCGGTGGATTGCTCGGCCTAGAAGCGGCGAAAGCACTGGTTACGCTAGGGCTTGAGACTTATGTCGTAGAGTTTGCGCCGCAGCTGATGGGCGTTCAACTAGACCCTGCTGGCGGTGAGATACTTAAGCAGAAAATCGAGGCCCTTGGGGTCACGGTACTGACGGGTAAAAACACCAAAGAGATCGTGCACCATACTAGCGTGCAGAGTGAGGAAGATAGTTATCTCACGATGCAGTTCACCGATGACACGTCGCTAGATACCGATATGATCGTATTTAGTGCCGGTATTCGACCGCAAGACGGCATCATCAAAAATAACCCTGAGTGCGGCGTAGAGCTGGGCGGCCGTGGCGGGATTTTAATCGATGAAAAGTGCCGCACCAACGCAGACAATGTCTATGCCATCGGCGAGTGTGCAGTGTGGGACAATAAGGTGTTTGGTCTGGTGGCGCCGGGCTATAGCATGGCGAGTATTTGTGCCGCACAAATCGCGGGCGACGCTGAGCAAACCTTTGCCGGGGCGGACATGAGCACCAAGCTCAAACTAATGGGTGTGGAGGTCGGCAGTATTGGTGACGCGCATGGTAAGACGCCAGGTAGCTTGACCTATCTCTATCAGAATCCAAAGGAAGGCGTGTATAAAAGACTGGTCACTACCGACGATAATAAGAAACTGCTTGGTGCCGTACTGGTCGGTGATACTGAAGACTATAACAATCTATTGCAACTGTTCCTCAACGATATTGATCTCCCCGCTCATCCTGAGAGCTTGATACTGCCCAACGTCGAAAAACCAACGATGGGCATTGAAAACCTACCCGACTCCGCGATTATTTGCTCCTGCTATAACGTGACCAAAGGCGATATCTGCGCGGCAGTTGAGGGCGGCGCGTATTCGATAGCCGATATTAAGTCTTGCACTAGCGCCGGTACGGGTTGTGGCGGTTGTGCGCCGATGGTAAAAGACACCTTAGGCTATCAGCTAGAAACCTTAGGCTTTGAGGTTAATAATGACCTTTGCGAGCATTTCGCTTACTCGCGCCAAGACCTTTATAACTTGGTTCGCGTCCATGGTATTCGTACCTTTGACGAGCTATTGACTGAGCATGGTAGCGGCCGAGGCTGTGAGATTTGCAAGCCTGCGGTCGTCTCTATCTTGTCATCATGCTGGAATGATTACGTGCTCAAGCCAGAGCTGGCACCGCTGCAAGAAACCAATGACTACTACCTCGGTAACATCCAAAAAGATGGTACTTATTCGGTCGTACCGCGCGTGCCTGGTGGCGAAATCACAGCGGATAAACTCATCGTCTTGGGTCAAGTCGCCAAAGATTATAACCTGTATACCAAGATTACTGGGGGTCAGCGAGTCGATTTATTTGGTGCACGCCTTGAGCAATTACCGGACATTTGGGAGGTATTGGTGCAAGCCGGCTTTGAGACGGGGCACGCTTATGGTAAATCACTGCGAACTGTCAAGTCTTGTGTCGGTAATAACTGGTGTCGCTACGGCGTCGATGACAGCGTCGGCCTAGCACTCAGATTAGAAGACCGCTATAAAGGCGTTCGCTCGCCGCATAAAATTAAGATGGGCGTGTCGGGCTGTACCCGCGAGTGTGCCGAAGCGCAAAGTAAAGACTTTGGCGTCATCGCAACTGAAAACGGTTGGAACCTCTTTGTCTGTGGTAACGGCGGTATTACCCCACGCCACGGTGAGCTGTTTGCCACCGACCTCGATACCGAGACGCTGATCCAATATATCGACCGCATCATTATGTTCTATATCAAGACGGCGGATAAATTGCAGCGCACGTCTAAATGGCGCGAGAGCTTGGAGGGTGGTCTTGAGTACCTACAAGCGGTCATCATCGACGATAGCTTAGGCCTATGTGACGAGCTTGAAGCGCAAATGCAGCTGCTCATTGATAACTATGTGTGTGAGTGGAAAGAGACTATCAACGATGCTGAGAAACTCAAACGTTTCCGTCATTTCGTCAACAGCGAAAAAGGCGATGACAATGTGGTGTTCGCCACCGAGCGTGAGCAAATTCGCCCTGCGAAGCCTGAGGAAAAAGCAGCTATTCATGTCGTTGAGTTGGTCTGA
- a CDS encoding type II toxin-antitoxin system RelB/DinJ family antitoxin: protein MTAVNYNVRIDKELRDDAFAVLESYGLQPSQAIRLFLNQVARTGTVPLSFDYAVKPIAYEQNPLTMQAVFDARNGKTSRYNTPDELLNDIDAINNDTLSDDKLSDDTLSNTSS from the coding sequence ATGACCGCCGTTAACTATAATGTCCGCATTGATAAAGAGTTAAGGGACGACGCATTTGCTGTATTAGAAAGCTATGGTTTGCAGCCATCACAAGCGATTCGTCTTTTTTTAAACCAAGTGGCACGTACGGGTACAGTACCATTGTCTTTTGATTATGCTGTTAAACCCATTGCCTACGAGCAAAATCCTCTCACTATGCAAGCCGTCTTTGATGCGCGCAATGGCAAAACTAGCCGTTATAACACGCCCGATGAGTTGCTGAATGATATTGACGCTATAAATAATGACACTTTAAGCGACGATAAATTAAGTGACGATACTTTAAGCAACACCTCATCATGA
- a CDS encoding type II toxin-antitoxin system RelE/ParE family toxin, with amino-acid sequence MRAIDVTNQFKRDAKKHYWSLITPSWTEVIYCLCNNLPVPAKYKDHQLTGNLKDFLA; translated from the coding sequence ATGAGAGCCATTGATGTCACCAATCAATTTAAACGAGACGCAAAAAAGCATTATTGGTCTTTAATTACGCCCTCTTGGACAGAAGTCATCTATTGTCTTTGCAATAATTTACCTGTACCGGCCAAATATAAAGACCATCAATTAACAGGCAATTTAAAGGATTTTTTGGCATAA
- a CDS encoding MFS transporter, translated as MSSSIPESSGGKLNVLSFAGKNKILHLGWMAFFLTFFVWFNHAPFLSAIGESMNLTKDQVKTLLILNVALTIPARVIIGMLTDRFGPRIVYTAILAIGAIPCFTFAFAQDYNTLALSRFLLGFVGAGFVVGIRLMSDWFPASELGAAEGIYGG; from the coding sequence ATGTCATCATCAATCCCCGAATCCTCAGGAGGCAAGCTCAATGTTTTGTCTTTTGCAGGTAAAAATAAAATCCTCCATTTAGGGTGGATGGCTTTTTTCCTTACCTTCTTTGTCTGGTTTAACCACGCGCCGTTTCTCTCGGCGATTGGCGAGAGTATGAACCTCACCAAAGATCAGGTCAAAACCTTACTGATTCTCAACGTCGCCTTGACCATCCCTGCCCGGGTTATTATCGGTATGTTGACCGATCGCTTCGGGCCGCGCATTGTCTACACCGCTATCCTCGCCATTGGTGCGATTCCCTGTTTCACCTTCGCCTTTGCTCAAGACTACAATACTCTAGCATTATCACGCTTTTTACTTGGCTTCGTCGGCGCAGGCTTTGTGGTCGGTATCCGCTTGATGAGTGATTGGTTCCCGGCCAGTGAGCTTGGTGCAGCCGAGGGCATTTACGGTGGTTGA